The following proteins come from a genomic window of Mycobacterium sp. DL:
- a CDS encoding MmpS family transport accessory protein, whose amino-acid sequence MTRAWIPLVLVVVVVVGGFTVWRIRGIFGSEQLPTYAGNMSEESNKSDPKRVRYEVFGPPGAVADINYIDAEGDPNQIVGATLPWSVVVESNSPAMVGNVVAQGDSDFIGCRILADDVVKDERTAYNVSAYIYCFTKSA is encoded by the coding sequence GTGACCCGAGCGTGGATCCCGCTCGTTTTGGTGGTCGTAGTCGTCGTCGGCGGATTCACCGTATGGCGGATCCGCGGCATCTTCGGCTCCGAACAGCTGCCGACCTACGCGGGGAACATGTCCGAGGAATCGAACAAGTCCGACCCCAAGCGGGTTCGCTACGAGGTCTTCGGTCCGCCCGGCGCGGTGGCAGACATCAACTACATCGACGCCGAGGGTGATCCCAACCAGATCGTCGGGGCCACGCTGCCGTGGTCGGTCGTGGTCGAGAGCAACTCTCCGGCGATGGTGGGAAATGTTGTGGCACAAGGCGACAGCGATTTCATCGGCTGCCGGATCCTGGCTGACGACGTGGTCAAGGACGAGCGCACCGCCTACAACGTATCCGCATACATCTACTGCTTCACGAAATCCGCATGA
- a CDS encoding 16S rRNA (uracil(1498)-N(3))-methyltransferase, which yields MRSLFYVEDLPEVGDLAIVDGDEGFHAANVRRTRPGEHLDLSDGVGTVAHCIVEDVAKGRLSARLQDRRLVPRPAPTVTVVQALPKSERSELAVELATEVGADAFVAWQASRCVARWDGPAKVDKGLRRWSAVARAAARQSRRPYVPTVDGVVSTAELVDRVRAAAASTVLILHESATTALADVAVGESAGLTLVIGPEGGISDDELTALADAGALPVRLGPTVLRTSTAAAVALGALGVLTPRWR from the coding sequence GTGCGCAGTCTCTTCTACGTCGAAGACCTGCCCGAGGTCGGCGACCTCGCGATCGTCGACGGCGACGAGGGGTTCCATGCCGCCAACGTCCGCCGCACCCGACCCGGTGAGCACCTCGACCTGAGCGACGGGGTCGGCACGGTGGCGCACTGCATCGTCGAGGACGTCGCCAAGGGCCGGCTGTCGGCCCGGTTGCAGGATCGTCGTCTGGTGCCGCGACCCGCGCCGACGGTCACCGTGGTGCAGGCGCTGCCCAAATCGGAGCGCTCGGAGCTGGCCGTCGAGTTGGCGACGGAGGTGGGGGCGGACGCCTTCGTCGCATGGCAGGCGTCGCGCTGCGTGGCCCGCTGGGACGGGCCCGCGAAGGTCGACAAAGGGCTGCGCCGGTGGAGCGCCGTGGCGCGGGCGGCCGCCCGCCAGTCGAGACGTCCGTACGTCCCGACCGTCGACGGTGTCGTCTCCACGGCGGAACTCGTCGATCGGGTGCGCGCCGCGGCGGCGTCGACCGTGCTGATCCTGCACGAGTCCGCGACGACCGCGCTGGCCGACGTGGCGGTCGGGGAGAGCGCCGGGCTCACACTGGTCATTGGACCCGAAGGTGGCATTTCCGATGACGAACTCACCGCGCTGGCCGATGCCGGCGCCCTCCCGGTGCGGCTGGGGCCGACGGTGTTGCGGACGTCGACGGCTGCGGCGGTGGCGCTCGGCGCGCTGGGTGTACTCACGCCGAGATGGCGCTGA
- the dnaJ gene encoding molecular chaperone DnaJ, translating into MARDYYGMLGVSTGASDSEIKRAYRKLARELHPDVNPDEAAQARFKEISAAYEVLSDPEKRRIVDMGGDPLESAGAGGAGGFGGFGGLGDVFEAFFGGGPSSRGPTGRVRPGSDSLLRMRLDLTECATGVTKQVTVDTAILCDLCQGRGTHGNSTPVACDTCGGRGEIQTVQRSLLGQVMTSRPCPVCGGVGEVIPDPCNRCAGDGRVRARRDISVKIPAGVGDGMRVRLAAQGEVGPGGGPAGDLYVEVHEKPHDIFVRDGDDLHCTISVPMVDAALGTTVTVDAILDGPIDITVGAGTQPGAITTLRGHGMPHLRSGVRGNLHAHIDVVVPSRLDHEDVELLRAFKERSKGAAEVRTAQNNSNSHGGGLFNRLRETFTGR; encoded by the coding sequence GTGGCACGCGACTATTACGGCATGCTCGGGGTGAGCACCGGCGCGAGTGATTCGGAGATCAAGCGCGCCTATCGAAAGCTCGCTCGCGAGCTGCACCCCGACGTGAACCCCGACGAGGCGGCGCAGGCGCGCTTCAAGGAGATCAGCGCCGCCTACGAGGTGCTCAGTGACCCGGAAAAGCGTCGCATCGTCGACATGGGCGGCGATCCACTGGAGTCCGCCGGGGCCGGCGGCGCCGGAGGATTCGGCGGTTTCGGTGGTCTGGGCGACGTCTTCGAGGCCTTCTTCGGCGGTGGGCCCAGCTCGCGCGGACCGACGGGCCGGGTCCGACCCGGGTCGGATTCGCTGCTGCGCATGCGGCTGGACCTGACCGAGTGTGCGACGGGCGTGACCAAGCAGGTCACCGTCGACACCGCGATCCTGTGCGACCTGTGCCAGGGCCGGGGCACCCACGGCAACTCGACGCCGGTGGCGTGCGACACCTGCGGCGGCCGCGGCGAGATCCAGACCGTGCAGCGTTCGCTGCTGGGCCAGGTGATGACGTCGCGTCCGTGTCCGGTGTGCGGCGGCGTCGGCGAGGTCATCCCGGATCCGTGCAACCGGTGCGCCGGCGACGGCCGGGTGCGCGCACGTCGCGACATCAGCGTCAAGATCCCGGCCGGGGTCGGTGACGGGATGCGCGTGCGACTGGCCGCGCAGGGCGAGGTCGGACCCGGTGGCGGCCCGGCGGGCGACCTGTACGTCGAGGTGCACGAGAAGCCCCACGACATCTTCGTCCGCGATGGCGACGACCTGCACTGCACCATCTCGGTGCCGATGGTCGACGCCGCGCTGGGCACCACGGTCACCGTCGACGCGATCCTCGACGGACCCATCGACATCACCGTCGGCGCCGGGACACAACCCGGCGCGATCACCACGCTGCGTGGCCACGGCATGCCCCATCTGCGCTCGGGGGTGCGCGGCAACCTGCACGCCCACATCGACGTCGTCGTGCCCTCCCGGCTCGACCACGAGGACGTCGAACTGCTGCGCGCGTTCAAGGAGCGCAGCAAGGGCGCGGCCGAGGTGCGCACCGCGCAGAACAACAGCAACTCGCACGGCGGCGGCCTGTTCAACCGGTTGCGCGAAACCTTCACCGGCCGCTAG
- the hrcA gene encoding heat-inducible transcriptional repressor HrcA has translation MSSADDRRFEVLRAIVADFVSTKEPIGSKSLVERHNLGVSSATVRNDMAVLEAEGYIAQPHTSSGRVPTEKGYREFVDRLDNVKPMSSAERRAILTFLETGVDLDDVLRRAVRLLAQLTRQVAIVQYPTLSTSSVRRLEVVALTPARLLLVVITDSGRVDQRIVELGDGIDDGQLSQLRDLLGQALEGKPLAAASIAVADLASHLNGQGSFADAVGRSATVLVESLVEHREERLLLGGTANLTHNTADFGGSLRSVLEALEEQVVVLRLLAAQQEAGKVTVRIGHETEAEQMAGTSVVSTAYGSSGKVFGGMGVVGPTRMDYPGTIANVAAVALYIGEVLGSR, from the coding sequence GTGAGTAGCGCTGACGATCGTCGTTTCGAGGTGTTGCGCGCCATCGTCGCCGACTTCGTTTCCACCAAAGAGCCCATCGGTTCCAAGTCTCTGGTCGAGCGCCACAACCTCGGGGTGTCGAGCGCGACCGTGCGCAACGACATGGCGGTGCTGGAGGCCGAGGGCTACATCGCGCAGCCGCACACCAGCTCAGGGCGGGTGCCCACCGAGAAGGGCTACCGCGAGTTCGTCGATCGTCTCGACAACGTCAAACCCATGTCGAGCGCGGAGCGACGCGCGATCCTGACGTTCCTGGAGACCGGCGTCGACCTCGACGACGTGCTGCGCCGCGCGGTGCGACTCCTCGCTCAGCTGACCCGTCAGGTCGCGATCGTGCAGTATCCGACGCTGTCGACATCGTCGGTCCGCCGACTGGAGGTGGTGGCGTTGACGCCGGCGCGGCTGCTGTTGGTGGTGATCACCGACTCCGGGCGTGTCGACCAGCGGATCGTCGAACTCGGCGACGGCATCGACGACGGGCAACTGTCCCAGTTGCGTGATCTGCTCGGCCAAGCGCTGGAAGGCAAGCCATTGGCCGCGGCGTCCATCGCGGTCGCGGACCTGGCCTCACACCTCAACGGTCAGGGCAGCTTCGCCGACGCGGTCGGCAGGTCGGCGACGGTGCTGGTGGAGTCGCTGGTCGAGCACCGCGAGGAGCGGCTGCTGCTGGGTGGCACCGCGAACCTGACGCACAACACCGCCGACTTCGGCGGCTCGTTGCGTTCGGTGCTGGAGGCGCTCGAGGAGCAGGTCGTGGTGCTGCGGTTGCTGGCTGCGCAGCAGGAGGCGGGCAAGGTGACCGTGCGTATCGGTCACGAAACAGAAGCCGAACAGATGGCTGGCACCTCGGTGGTCAGTACCGCGTACGGCAGTTCGGGCAAGGTGTTCGGCGGCATGGGTGTGGTGGGTCCCACACGGATGGACTATCCGGGAACCATCGCCAACGTCGCCGCGGTTGCTCTCTATATTGGCGAGGTCCTAGGTAGCCGCTGA
- a CDS encoding type II toxin-antitoxin system VapB family antitoxin: MIFKGVRDGRPYPDHGLSHRQWAQIPPRQIRLDELVMTTTVLALDRLLSEDSTFYGDLFPHAVRWRGNVYLEDGLHRAVRAALRNRTVLHARVFDMDAPLPQPG, from the coding sequence ATGATCTTCAAAGGTGTCCGTGATGGCAGGCCCTACCCCGACCACGGGCTGTCGCATCGGCAGTGGGCCCAGATCCCGCCACGCCAGATCCGCCTCGACGAACTGGTGATGACGACCACCGTGCTGGCCCTGGATCGGCTGCTTTCTGAGGACTCCACCTTCTACGGGGATCTGTTCCCGCACGCCGTCCGGTGGCGCGGCAACGTCTACCTCGAAGACGGCCTGCACCGGGCGGTGCGGGCCGCGCTGCGCAACAGGACGGTCCTGCACGCGCGGGTGTTCGACATGGACGCCCCGCTACCCCAACCCGGCTGA
- a CDS encoding MbtH family protein → MSTNPFDDDNGSFYVLINDEDQYSLWPTFVDVPAGWRVVFGESTRADCLAYVEETWSDMRPRSLRDAMADS, encoded by the coding sequence ATGAGCACCAACCCGTTCGATGACGACAACGGCAGCTTCTACGTACTGATCAACGACGAGGACCAGTACAGCCTCTGGCCGACGTTCGTCGACGTCCCCGCCGGATGGCGGGTGGTCTTCGGCGAGAGCACCCGCGCCGACTGCCTCGCCTACGTCGAGGAGACCTGGAGCGACATGCGGCCGCGCAGCCTGCGCGATGCGATGGCGGACAGCTGA
- the mbtG gene encoding NADPH-dependent L-lysine N(6)-monooxygenase MbtG has translation MSTPGRPTLAIIGAGPKAIAVAAKAAELRAMGVEAPDVVAIERSTVAANWQAVGGWTDGQHRLGTSPEKDVGFPYRSSLVPRRNAELDERMTRHSWQSYLISSAQFAEWVDRGRPSPTHGGWSRYLRWVADNVGMSVISAEVERISVDDARWELVTDGPAIHADGVMITGPGQAERSILPHDPRVLSIAQFWKQAARNELIAAERVAVIGGGETAASMLNELFRHRVSTITVISPQVTLFTRGESFFENTLFSDPTDWSSLTMAERRDALARTDRGVFSARVQDALLADDRIRHLRGRVAHAVAREERIRLTLSTNRGAERLETVHGFDLVIDGSGADAMWFESLFSQDARDLLELGLKRPLTGDALQESIGNDLAVSGVEPKLFLPGLAGLTQGPGFPNLSCLGLMSDRVLGSRYPDAAGATPSTRRTDEHQPVR, from the coding sequence GTGAGCACCCCCGGCAGGCCCACGCTGGCGATCATCGGTGCCGGGCCCAAGGCAATCGCGGTTGCGGCCAAGGCCGCCGAATTGCGGGCCATGGGCGTCGAAGCGCCGGACGTCGTGGCGATCGAGCGCAGCACCGTCGCCGCCAACTGGCAGGCCGTCGGCGGGTGGACCGATGGCCAGCACCGATTGGGCACCAGCCCGGAGAAGGACGTCGGATTCCCGTACCGCTCGTCGCTGGTGCCGCGGCGCAACGCCGAACTCGACGAGCGGATGACCCGGCACAGTTGGCAGTCGTATCTGATCTCCAGTGCCCAGTTCGCCGAGTGGGTGGACCGGGGACGGCCCTCACCGACCCACGGGGGCTGGAGCCGCTATCTGCGCTGGGTGGCCGACAACGTCGGAATGTCCGTGATATCTGCTGAGGTCGAGCGTATTTCGGTCGACGACGCACGGTGGGAGCTGGTCACGGACGGGCCGGCCATCCACGCCGACGGGGTGATGATCACCGGCCCGGGCCAGGCCGAGAGGTCGATCCTCCCACACGACCCGCGAGTGCTCTCGATCGCGCAGTTCTGGAAGCAGGCGGCGCGCAACGAGCTCATCGCCGCTGAGCGGGTGGCGGTCATCGGCGGCGGCGAAACAGCCGCCTCGATGCTCAACGAACTCTTCCGGCACCGGGTTTCGACCATCACCGTGATCTCACCGCAGGTCACCCTGTTCACGCGCGGCGAAAGCTTCTTCGAGAACACGCTGTTCTCGGATCCGACCGACTGGTCGAGCCTGACGATGGCCGAGCGGCGGGATGCCCTGGCGCGCACCGATCGTGGGGTGTTCTCTGCCAGGGTGCAGGATGCGCTGCTGGCCGACGACCGGATCCGGCACCTTCGCGGCCGGGTCGCCCACGCCGTCGCGCGCGAGGAACGAATCCGGTTGACGCTCAGCACCAATCGTGGTGCCGAGCGATTGGAGACGGTGCACGGGTTCGACCTGGTGATCGACGGCTCAGGCGCGGACGCGATGTGGTTCGAGTCGTTGTTCAGCCAGGACGCCCGCGATCTGCTCGAGCTTGGCCTCAAGCGCCCACTGACCGGGGACGCCCTGCAGGAATCGATCGGAAACGATCTCGCCGTCTCCGGGGTCGAACCCAAGCTCTTCCTCCCCGGCCTGGCCGGGCTCACCCAGGGGCCCGGATTTCCCAACCTGAGCTGCCTGGGTCTGATGTCGGACCGGGTGTTGGGCAGCCGATACCCCGACGCCGCGGGCGCGACCCCATCCACGAGGAGAACCGATGAGCACCAACCCGTTCGATGA